In Malassezia vespertilionis chromosome 8, complete sequence, a genomic segment contains:
- a CDS encoding uncharacterized protein (EggNog:ENOG503NX6N; COG:E) has product MTVATHGAFSYAQEESTRVHVALAQVCPNGSVRGEIDAILPKLAELAREAVDKGADILILPEYFLSGAHHDAWKHASTLPALDEHARAPWVAQVAQIARTAQIAIVTGSAVELRTFPSRPGLFNTCYFIDHFGTVLGEYTKRHLWHPERRLLSAATDETHPTSMQPHTFLFKTKRGLTLRAAMVMCWDLMFPETFRVRITPPKSASDLDLPGEWVGPDIVFSPTCWYANDSGTQALQINPACEQASLDAIVPCRAMETECFVCMCNTAGPDVQDGEPFGLGRSTCAAPILGAYARVPHNRETLLLATLDTTVLRTARDIFKVRQDLADALRMGRKRNKEAKDTATSADGDTSFVLDTHSDEVPLPCQVTEPATQHSPPGLDLPGHVAVVASESVSSAAREVTQTADDTFEQLDAAPHARYYEAEADEKRRLRN; this is encoded by the exons ATGACTGTCGCTACGCACGGCGCATTTTCGTACGCACAAGAGGAGAGTACACGAGTGCACGTcgcacttgcgcaagtGTGCCCAAATGGATCGGTTCGCGGTGAGATTGATGCCATTCTTCCGAAACTTGctgagcttgcgcgcgaagctGTCGACAAAGGCGCAGATATCCTCATTTTACCCGAATACTTTTTGTCGGGCGCGCACCACGATGCGTGGAAACACGCATCCACACTGCCTGCACTAGATGAACATGCACGAGCTCCTTGGGTTGCGCAAGTGGCACAGATTGCTCGTACGGCACAGATTGCCATTGTCACGGGCTCGGCCGttgagctgcgcacgtTTCCGTCGAGACCAGGTCTCTTTAACACATGCTACTTTATCGATCATTTTGGCACAGTACTGGGAGAATATACCAAGCGGCACTTGTGGCATCCCGAGCGTAGACTCCTTTCTGCAGCTACGGACGAGACGCACCCAACGTCCATGCAACCGCACACATTTCTTTTCAAGACGAAGCGTGGGCTTACTTTGCGTGCTGCGATGGTCATGTGTTGGGACCTAATGTTTCCCGAAACGTTCCGTGTGCGCATCACGCCGCCCAAGAGCGCGTCTGATTTAGACTTGCCCGGGGAATGGGTCGGTCCCGATATCGTATTTTCGCCTACATGCTGGTACGCTAATGACTCTGGCACACAAGCTTTACAGATCAATCCTGCATGCGAGCAGGCGTCTCTCGATGCAATTGTACCGTGTCGCGCGATGGAGACCGAGTGCTTTGTGTGCATGTGCAACACGGCAGGCCCGGACGTACAGGATGGCGAGCCGTTTGGACTTGGGCGCTCCACCTGTGCGGCACCAATACTCGGCGCCTACGCCCGTGTTCCCCACAACCGCGAaacgctgctgctcgcaACGCTCGATACcaccgtgctgcgcaccgcacgcgACATTTTCAAGGTCCGCCAGGACCTGGCGGACGC cttgcgcatggGCCGTAAACGGAATAAAGAGGCAAAAGACACGGCCACAAGCGCGGACGGAGATACAAGCTTCGTCTTAGATACACATAGCGATGAGGTACCATTGCCTTGTCAGGTAACAGAGCCTGCAACACAGCACTCGCCGCCGGGTTTGGACCTGCCTGGCCACGTCGCTGTGGTTGCGTCGGAGTCTGTGtcgtctgcagcgcgcgaagTGACGCAGACAGCAGACGATACATTTGAGCAATtggatgcagcgccccATGCGCGATACTACGAGGCTGAAGCGGACGAGAAGCGGCGCCTGCGGAAT TAG
- a CDS encoding uncharacterized protein (EggNog:ENOG503PM1X), translating into MMPVLPEELKETILVLACTLPSTYMHARTVSQHNIPHFQTLDIRTTICVMQLALRYYTLGAQLLYRAPCIATPSQLTQFTATLVNRPVLGLFVRHLYIGTIERGSEQPLAFLRGRLASYAQAMGLREHDTVPHGDPTTSHGSVLAPVLEIDIAETLAFFVGPDGVHGLDIYRPGFDREGEWVGMGAWVLCLHEARSYLNWFRAMAYQARLETVLSGQDTELVTLRDTASACAEYLAGYIRRLGDQYMLTPLLERRPGTRHDPLDFGDAGPVAPLPPGLPVHTNDVMQTLQARILQRWASQKCLLDVPVWLSWLAALAIAYGQVLGLECADAEAVRHSPYACDALLRDARMRGSAFFHARDTFHDPILFARSGAIRFLVGDETSERDEPAASRNEPAMWAIPEYSQDGVLLPVNGEGLLRGSFSARPSGLLPHRLVAPLPQDEQGQRAHVQNSAPPTLGSLVQCAHAIFAYVPNLQSLGLSGVLERALASMRGASSMPQLERVYLGPPPPYWAYALQFDSLAFALVKHITITGCMLLPEEAYALAGANGTLPHLKSVTWSMHHIATSHRADAILTALTILLDRQDGMRGIALLRVILHPHDYACMERIAPKRILQDPHLSLETFKP; encoded by the coding sequence ATGATGCCTGTGCTGCCCGAGGAGCTTAAAGAGACGATACTCGTGCTTGCATGCACGCTCCCATCCACGTATATGCATGCTCGAACTGTATCACAGCATAATATCCCACATTTTCAGACACTCGACATCCGTACTACGATTTGCGTGATGCAGCTTGCACTGCGGTACTAtacgctcggcgcgcagctcctgTATCGGGCTCCGTGCATTGCAACGCCCTCACAGCTGACTCAGTTTACTGCTACGTTAGTGAACCGGCCCGTGCTTGGCTTGTTTGTGCGGCATTTGTACATTGGCACGATCGAGCGCGGTTCCGAGCAGCCGCTCGCGTTCCTGCGCGGCAGACTTGCGAGCTATGCACAAGCTATGGGGCTGCGTGAGCATGATACAGTGCCGCATGGCGATCCCACCACATCGCATGGAtctgtgcttgcgccggtACTGGAAATCGATATCGCCGAGACGCTTGCCTTTTTCGTCGGCCCAGACGGCGTGCATGGCCTCGATATTTATCGCCCAGGATTTGATCGCGAGGGTGAATGGGTAGGAATGGGGGCATGGGTGCTTTGCCTGCATGAAGCGCGCAGTTATTTGAACTGGTTCCGCGCAATGGCCTACCAAGCACGGCTTGAAACCGTGCTTTCGGGGCAAGATACCGAGCTTGTAACGCTCCGCGACACTGCATCTGCGTGTGCTGAGTACCTGGCAGGCTATATTAGACGGCTCGGAGATCAATACATGCTTACGCCCCTGTTGGAACGGCGGCCAGGCACACGGCACGATCCGCTCGACTTTGGTGATGCTGGCCCTGTTGCACCGCTGCCGCCAGGTCTACCTGTACACACAAATGACGTGATGCAGacgctgcaagcacgcaTCCTCCAGCGCTGGGCGTCTCAGAAATGTTTGCTGGATGTCCCCGTATGGCTCTCGtggcttgctgcgcttgcaatTGCGTACGGCCAAGTGCTTGGGCTCGAATGTGCAGACGCTGAGGCCGTTCGCCACAGTCCGTACGCGTGCGATGCATTGCTGCGAGATGCACGTATGCGTGGCAGCGCATTTTTtcacgcgcgcgatacaTTCCACGACCCTATcctttttgcgcgctcCGGCGCAATCCGATTTCTAGTCGGCGACGAGACGAGCGAACGCGACGAGcctgctgcatcgcgcaatGAACCGGCCATGTGGGCGATTCCAGAGTATTCTCAAGATGGTGTGCTACTCCCTGTAAATGGTGAAGGACTACTGCGCGGCTCGTTTTCTGCGCGGCCTTCTGGCTTGCTGCCCCATCGCCTagtcgcgccgctgccgcaggATGAGCAGGGGCAAAGGGCGCATGTACAGAACAGTGCGCCACCAACGCTAGGCAGCCTTGTTCAGTGCGCTCATGCAATATTTGCCTATGTCCCAAACCTCCAGAGCCTCGGTCTCTCTGGCGtgctggagcgtgcgctcgcgagcatgcgcggcgcttcttcCATGCCGCAGCTCGAGCGGGTTTACCTGGGTCCACCTCCGCCGTATTGGGCATATGCACTGCAGTTTGACTCTTTGGCATTTGCACTTGTAAAACATATCACAATCACAGGCTGCATGCTGCTTCCAGAGGAGGCGTATGCACTCGCCGGTGCAAACGGGACGCTCCCGCACCTCAAATCTGTCACATGGTCCATGCATCACATTGCAACCAGCCATAGGGCCGACGCCATTCTCACGGCACTTACAATTCTACTGGACAGGCAGGACGGAATGCGTGGGATTgctttgctgcgcgtgaTTCTACACCCGCACGACTATGCATGTATGGAAAGGATTGCGCCGAAACGCATCCTCCAAGATCCGCACCTATCGCTAGAAACGTTCAAGCCATAG